Proteins from one Elgaria multicarinata webbii isolate HBS135686 ecotype San Diego chromosome 3, rElgMul1.1.pri, whole genome shotgun sequence genomic window:
- the LOC134396995 gene encoding zinc finger protein 420-like, whose amino-acid sequence KKQSKTQKIHSNKYQRFQCLVCKKQFTFNSQLNLHQRIHTGEKPYKCLECGKTFALSSRLKQHQRIHTGEKPYKCLECRKTFAQVTQLKLHQRIHTGEKPYKCLECGKTFAHSTQLKLHQRIHTGEKPYKCLECGKSFALSSRLKQHQQIHTGEKPYKCLECGKSFAQTASFKLHQRIHTGEKPYKCLECGKTFALSSRLKQHQQIHTGEKPYKCLECGKSFAQTASFKRHQGIHTGEKPYKCLECGNSFARSSSLKEHQRIHSGKEPYKCLECGKSFAHSTSLKQHQRIHTGEKPYKCLECGKSFAHSTSLKRHQGIHTGEKPYKCLECGKTFAQTTQLKQHQGIHTGEKPYKCFDCGKTFARSTYLNLHQLIHTEEKPYKCFDCGKTFARSTYLNLHQRIHTAKKPYKCFECGKTFAQSTQLKQHQHIHTGEKPYKCVECGKSFVCLGNLKRHQRIHTGEKQINA is encoded by the coding sequence aagaaacagagtaaaactcagaagattcattctaacaaatatcaaaggtttcaatgcttagtgTGTAAAAAACAATTCACGttcaactcacaacttaacttgcatcaaagaattcacactggggagaagccctataaatgcttagagtgtgggaagacctttgctctgagctcacgccttaagcagcatcaacgaattcacactggggagaagccctataaatgcttagagtgcaggaagacctttgctcaggtCACGcagcttaagctgcatcaaagaattcacactggggagaagccctataaatgcttagagtgcgggaagacctttgctcacagcacacagcttaagctgcatcaaagaattcacactggggagaagccctataaatgcttagaatgcgggaagagctttgctctgagctcacgccttaagcagcatcagcaaattcacactggggagaagccctataaatgcttagaatgcgggaagagctttgctcaaacAGCAAgctttaagctgcatcaaagaattcacactggggagaagccctataaatgcttagaatgcgggaagacctttgctctgagctcacgccttaagcagcatcagcaaattcacactggggagaagccctataaatgcttagaatgcgggaagagctttgctcaaacAGCAAGCTTTAAacggcatcaaggaattcacactggggagaagccctataaatgcttagagtgcgggaataGCTTTGCTCGGAGCTCAAGTCTTAaggaacatcaaagaattcactctgGGAAggaaccctataaatgcttagaatgcgggaagagctttgctcatagtacaagccttaagcagcatcaaagaattcacactggggagaagccctataaatgcttagaatgcgggaagagctttgctcacagcacaagccttaaacggcatcaaggaattcatactggggagaagccctataaatgcttagaatgcgggaagacctttgctcagaccacacagcttaagcagcatcaaggaattcacaccggggagaagccctataaatgctttgactgcgggaagacctttgctcggagcacatACCTTAATCTACATCAACTAATTCACACtgaggagaagccctataaatgctttgactgcgggaagacctttgctcggagcacataccttaatctacatcaaagaattcacactgcgaagaagccctataaatgctttgagtgtgggaagacctttgctcagagcacacagcttaagcagcatcaacacattcacactggggaaaagccctataaatgcgtagagtgtggaaagagctttgtttGCCTCGGAAACCTTAagaggcatcaaagaattcacactggggagaagcaaaTAAATGCTTAG